The genomic segment GCCGACACCCGCTGTGAGGGAGCCCGGCCCCTGGGCCGGCGTTCCCCTACCGGCGCCAGTTCTCGACGAGCTCGGCGTCGGCGACCTGGCGCACGACGCGCGCCGGGACGCCCATGACCAGCGCGCGCGGCGGGACGTCGTTGGTCACCACGGCGCCGGCGGCGACGAACGCCTCCTCGCCGATCTCCACGCCGGGCACGAGCGTCGAGCCGCCGCCGATGCGGCAGGCCCGGCGCAGCGTGGGGCCGCGCAGCGGCTCGCCGCGCGGGTGGCGGCCCATCGCGTCGTCGTTGGTCATGACCGCGCCGGGGCCGATGAAGACGTCGTCCTCGATCGTCATGTAGGCCGTGACGTACACGCGCGACTGGATGCGCACCCGCTCGCCCACGACGGTGTCGTTGTCGACCGTCGAGCCCTGGCCGATGATCGAGCCCGCGCCGATCCGCGCGCGCTCGCGCACGTAGGCCTGGTCGCCGATGATCACGCCGTCGCCCAGCTCGGCGCCCTCCATGAGGATCACGCCGGCGCAGATCCGCACGCCGTCGCCGACGCGCAGCGGGGGCGGCGCCTCGCGCGAGGCGGTCGAGGTCGGGCCGAGCACGAGCGGCTTGCCCAGGATCGCCCCGTCCTGGACGGAGACGCCGTCGCCGAGCACCACGCCGGCGTGCACGACGACGTTGGCCCCGAAGGCCACGTCGCGTCCGATGCGGGCCTCCGGGCTGAGCACGAGTCCGGGGACGGCGCCGTCGATCATGCCGGATACCCTAGTCGGGCCGTGGGAAGCCACCAACCGCTTCGCGGCGCGGTGCTGGGCCTCGGCATGATGGGCCGCCACCACGCCCGCATCCTCCAGTCCCATCCCGCCATGCGCCTCACGGGCGCCGTGGATCCCGGCGGCGACCGCCACGGGACGCTGCGCGACCCCGCGCTGCTGCACGCCACGGTCGCCGGGCTGCTCGCCGCGCCGGGCGGCCCGCCGGACTTCGCGGTGGTCGCCGTCCCCACCGAGGAGCACCTGACCGCGGTGCGCGAGCTGGCGGCCGCCGGCGTCCACGTCCTGGTCGAGAAGCCCGTCGCGGCGACGACCGAGCAGGCCCGCGCGGTCATCGACCTCGTCCGCGCCGCCGGGGTCCGGGCGGCCGTCGGCCACGTCGAGCGCTGCAACCCCGCGCTGGTGGACCTGCGCCGCCGCGTCCAGGCCGGCCAACTCGGCGAGGTCTTCGTCGTGGCCACCGAGCGCGTCGGCCCGTTCCCCGACCGCGTGCGCGACATCGGCGTGGTCAAGGACCTCGCCACCCACGACCTCGACCTGGTGCGCTGGCTCGGCGGCTCGCCGGTGCAGCGCGTCGCGGCCGAGACCCAGCACCGCATGGGCCGCGAGCACGAGGACCTCGTCCTCGTGACGGGGCGCCTGGAGGGCGGCGTGGCGTTCAGCAGCGTCGTGGACTGGCTCTCGCCGACGAAGGTGCGCCGCACGCGCGTGCTCGGCGAGCGCGGCATGCTCGTCGCCGACACGCTGACCGCCGACCTCACGTTCTACGAGAACGGCCAGGTCGCCACGACGGGCTGGCCGGCCATGCAGGCCATGCGCGGCGTGGCCGAGGGCGACATGACGCGCTACGCGCTGACGCGCCGCGAGCCGCTGGTCGTCGAGCTCGAGGCGTTCTGCGCGCTCGTCGCCGGCGACCCCGGCGCGGCCACCGTGACCCTCGAGGAGGGCCTGGAGACCGTCGCCGTCGCCGAGGCTGTCCTGGCCAGCGCGGCGACGGGCGAGACGGTGGCCCTGGCGCCGGCCGCCGCATGAAGGCGGTCGTCGTCGCCGGGGCAACACGCGCCGAGGAGGGCCCGACATGC from the Baekduia soli genome contains:
- a CDS encoding acyltransferase, whose amino-acid sequence is MIDGAVPGLVLSPEARIGRDVAFGANVVVHAGVVLGDGVSVQDGAILGKPLVLGPTSTASREAPPPLRVGDGVRICAGVILMEGAELGDGVIIGDQAYVRERARIGAGSIIGQGSTVDNDTVVGERVRIQSRVYVTAYMTIEDDVFIGPGAVMTNDDAMGRHPRGEPLRGPTLRRACRIGGGSTLVPGVEIGEEAFVAAGAVVTNDVPPRALVMGVPARVVRQVADAELVENWRR
- a CDS encoding Gfo/Idh/MocA family protein, with the protein product MGSHQPLRGAVLGLGMMGRHHARILQSHPAMRLTGAVDPGGDRHGTLRDPALLHATVAGLLAAPGGPPDFAVVAVPTEEHLTAVRELAAAGVHVLVEKPVAATTEQARAVIDLVRAAGVRAAVGHVERCNPALVDLRRRVQAGQLGEVFVVATERVGPFPDRVRDIGVVKDLATHDLDLVRWLGGSPVQRVAAETQHRMGREHEDLVLVTGRLEGGVAFSSVVDWLSPTKVRRTRVLGERGMLVADTLTADLTFYENGQVATTGWPAMQAMRGVAEGDMTRYALTRREPLVVELEAFCALVAGDPGAATVTLEEGLETVAVAEAVLASAATGETVALAPAAA